From the Solanum stenotomum isolate F172 chromosome 4, ASM1918654v1, whole genome shotgun sequence genome, one window contains:
- the LOC125861760 gene encoding nuclear pore complex protein NUP205, protein MVSPKILLSLIESTVLGPTPPTPSERIELLHAIRHSLPSFQSLLSYPPPKPSDRVQVQSKEVRLPDSGPISLDDQDVQIALKLSDDLHLNEVNSVRLLVSANQEWGLLGREPLEIFRLAAGLWYTERRDLITALYTLLRAVVLDQGLEPDLVADIQRFLDNLINAGVRKRLISLIKELNREEPSGLGGPNCERYILDSRGALVERRAVVSRERLILAHCLVLSVLVVRASPKDVKDVFSALKDSAAGLSGSTDTLSHQITYSLLFSLVVALISDALSAVPDKTSVLSRDASFRQEFQESVMVAGNDPVVEGYFDCLRSAWVVHLMLIHDGVDTKDTSASASSNNDIRNIYSCLEVIFSNNVFLSWLNKILLTPAYQNDDEDMIYMYNAYLHKMITCLLSHPLAKDKVKEAKEKAMTALSPYRLSTSHDYTVEGIGHFQKATEPAPQTFVSLLEFVSEIYQKEPELLSGNDVLWTFVNFAGEDHTNFQTLVAFLRMLSTLASSAEGASKVFELLQGKTFRSIGWSTLFDCISIYEEKFKQSLQSPGAVLPEIQEGDAKALVAYLNVLQKVVENANPIEWKNWFPDIEPLFKLLGYENVPPYLKGALRNAIATFVQVSPVLKDTTWRYLEQYDLPVVVGNTTQSLTTQVYDMRFELNEIEARREQYPSTISFINLLNTLIATEKDVSDRGHRFIGIFKFIYDHVFGPFPQRAYADPCEKWQLVIACLKHFQMMLSMYSIRDEDIDSVVDQSQLSETGQSALLQMQLPVIELLKDFMSGKTVFRNIMSILSPGVNYLISERTSQIYGQLLEQAVLLSLEIVNLVLEKDLAVSEYWRPLYQPLDVILSQDQIQVVALLEYVRYDLQPRIQQSSIKIMNILSSRMVGLVQLLLKSNAAGCLVEDYAACLELRSEECQIIEDCREDSGVLILQLLIDNISRPAPNITHLLLKFDVDGAVERTVLQPKFHYSCLKIILDVLEKLLKPDINALLHEFAFQLLYELCTDPLTCNPMMDLLSTKKYWFFVQHLDLIGIAPLPKRNSSQALRISSLHQRAWLLKLLTIELHAADMSSSTHREACQSILSQLFGEGNFEHDVDLGVSSPYSQISPGVNGARMICKSKVLELLEVVQFKSPDTVLKSSQAVSSAKYGFLAEDILINPATSEKGGVYYYSERGDRLIDLAAFRDKLWQKYNLFNPQHSSFNTEVELNEIRDTIQQLLRWGWKYNKNLEEQAAQLHMLTGWSQIVEVSASSKISSLPNRSEILFQLLDASLGASGSPDCSLKMALILTQVGVTCMAKLRDERFLCPSGLNSDTVTCLDIMMTKQLSNGACHSILFKLILAILRNESSEALRRRQYALLLSYIQYCQHMLDPDLPTTVMQLLTMDEQENDDLDLEKIVKDQTEMAHANFSIIRKEAQSLLDLIIKDATHGSESGKTISLYVLDALICIDHEKFFLSQLQSRGFLRSCLMNINNFSQDGGLSLESMQRVCTLEAELALLLRISHKYGKSGAQVLFSMGAYEHISACKALNMQLKGSYRRMDGKFGRELSVDIDKQRMIIAPILRLVFSLTSLVDASEFFEVKNKVVREVIEFVRSHQLLFDQILREDLSDADDLTMEQINLVVGILTKIWPYEETDEYGFVQGIFVMMRFLFSREPDSFITNQSMHFQEERRKAEMNASRLCFSLSSYLCFLVTKKSLRLPVSDGRMDYRTSAGQQQPTLNLLGFLLNSLTTALERATEDRYLLLSKIQDINELSRQEVDEIINMCVPKGCISSSENIQKRRYVAMLEMCQIVGDRNQLMTLLLLLAENVMNIILVHFQDSSFECGTKPYSKDDLNVLCGKLISALERLELLSEDKTGHDLKVFRRLASSLKEISIQKSPV, encoded by the exons ATGGTGTCCCCGAAGATTTTACTATCTCTAATTGAATCTACTGTATTGGGACCCACACCTCCTACGCCATCGGAGAGGATTGAGCTGCTTCACGCCATTCGTCACTCTCTTCCATCTTTCCAGTCACTACTTTCCTATCCG CCCCCCAAGCCCTCGGACCGAGTTCAAGTCCAGTCCAAAGAAGTGAGACTTCCAGATTCTGGCCCAATTTCACTGGATGATCAGGATGTTCAAATT GCCCTAAAGTTGAGTGATGATCTACATCTTAATGAAGTAAACTCTGTTCGGTTGCTTGTTTCTGCCAATCAAGAG TGGGGATTATTGGGACGTGAGCCATTAGAGATATTCCGCCTCGCAGCTGGACTGTGGTATACAGAGAGAAGAGATCTTATAACAGCACTTTACACACTGTTGAGG GCTGTTGTCCTTGACCAAGGACTTGAACCTGATCTTGTGGCAGATATTCAGAGATTTTTGGACAATCTCATTAATGCTGGAGTTAGAAAGCGGTTAATCTCACTCATAAAG GAACTCAATCGAGAAGAGCCATCTGGTTTGGGTGGGCCTAACTGTGAACGCTATATTCTTGATTCAAGAGGAGCTTTGGTGGAAAGGAGAGCTGTTGTTTCCAGGGAAAGGCTCATTCTGGCTCATTGCCTTGTCCTTTCTGTTTTGGTTGTGCGTGCAA GCCCTAAAGATGTGAAGGACGTCTTTTCTGCTCTAAAGGATAGTGCAGCAGGGCTTAGTGGTAGCACTGACACTTTAAGCCATCAG ATAACATATAGTCTTCTATTCTCCCTTGTGGTGGCTCTCATATCAGATGCATTGAGTGCAGTACCTGATAAAACATCAGTCTTGTCTCGTGATGCGTCCTTTAGGCAAGAATTTCAGGAATCT GTAATGGTCGCTGGGAATGATCCTGTTGTTGAGGGCTATTTTGATTGCTTAAGGAGTGCGTGGGTTGTACATCTTATGTTAATACATGACGGGGTTGATACAAAAGATACATCAGCAAGTGCTTCATCAAATAATGATATAAGGAACATATATTCATGCTTGGAAGTTATATTCTCCAACAATGTCTTCTTGTCTTGGCTGAATAAGATCCTCCTAACTCCTGCATATCAG AATGATGATGAGGATATGATCTACATGTACAATGCCTATTTGCACAAGATGATAACGTGCCTTTTGTCTCATCCATTGGCCAAGGACAAG GTTAAAGAAGCAAAAGAGAAGGCTATGACAGCACTTAGTCCGTACCGCTTGTCTACTTCACATGATTATACTGTGGAGGGAATTGGGCATTTTCAAAAGGCCACTGAACCTGCACCACAAACTTTTGTCTCTCTCTTGGAGTTTGTGAGTGAAATTTACCAG AAAGAACCTGAGCTGCTGTCTGGTAATGATGTTTTGTGGACTTTTGTCAACTTCGCCGGAGAGGATCACACTAACTTTCAGACACTTGTAGCATTTTTGAGAATGCTGAGTACCTTG GCATCTAGTGCTGAAGGTGCTTCCAAAGTTTTTGAGTTACTTCAGGGAAAGACATTCCGTTCTATCGGATGGAGCACTTTATTTGATTGTATATCAATTTATGAGGAGAAGTTCAAACAATCCCTGCAAAGTCCTGGGGCAGTTCTGCCAGAGATACAGGAAGGAGATGCCAAAGCACTCGTTGCTTACTTGAATGTTCTGCAAAAG GTTGTCGAAAATGCTAATCCCATAGAATGGAAGAATTGGTTCCCTGATATTGAACCATTGTTCAAACTCCTTGGTTATGAAAATGTCCCTCCTTATCTTAAG GGTGCATTGAGAAATGCCATAGCTACTTTTGTGCAAGTATCACCAGTTCTGAAAGATACAACTTGGAGGTATTTAGAGCAATATGATCTACCAGTAGTTGTTGGGAACACAACACAATCCTTGACAACACAG GTTTATGACATGCGATTTGAGCTGAATGAAATAGAAGCTAGAAGGGAGCAATACCCTTCAACTATATCATTCATTAACTTGTTGAATACACTTATTGCCACGGAAAAGGATGTTAGTGATAGAGGGCATAG ATTCATTGGCATCTTTAAATTCATTTATGATCATGTCTTTGGACCATTCCCGCAAAGAGCTTATGCCGATCCTTGTGAGAAGTGGCAACTTGTCATAGCTTGCCTGAAACATTTCCAGAT GATGTTGAGTATGTATAGTATCAGAGATGAGGATATTGATAGTGTTGTGGACCAATCTCAGCTGTCAGAAACAGGTCAATCTGCTCTGCTGCAGATGCAGCTGCCTGTAATAGAGTTGTTGAAA GATTTTATGAGTGGTAAAACTGTGTTCCGGAATATCATGAGTATTCTTTCACCAGGAGTCAATTACCTAATTTCTGAAAGAACAAGTCAAATTTATGGGCAACTTCTGGAACAAGCTGTCCTCCTTTCTCTGGAAATTGTAAATCTCGTATTGGAGAAAGATTTAGCTGTGTCTGAGTATTGGCGTCCTTTGTATCAG CCTTTAGATGTCATTCTCTCACAAGATCAGATCCAAGTTGTGGCTTTATTAGAGTATGTTAGATATGATTTGCAGCCCCGTATTCAACAATCATCTATCAAAATAATGAACATCCTCAG TTCTCGCATGGTCGGGCTTGTTCAGTTGCTCTTAAAATCCAATGCTGCAGGGTGCTTGGTTGAGGATTATGCTGCCTGCTTAGAGTTGCGATCTGAAGAATGTCAAATTATAGAGGATTGCCGTGAAGATTCAGGTGTTCTCATACTACAA CTGCTTATTGATAATATTAGCCGGCCTGCCCCTAATATCACACATCTATTACTCAAATTTGATGTCGATGGTGCTGTTGAGAGGACCGTGCTTCAGCCAAAATTTCACTATAG TTGCTTGAAGATCATTCTTGATGTGTTGGAAAAACTTCTGAAACCTGACATCAATGCTTTGCTCCATGAATTTGCATTTCAG CTTCTTTATGAGTTATGTACCGATCCCCTGACTTGTAATCCTATGATGGATTTGTTGAGCACCAAAAAGTATTGGTTCTTTGTACAG CATCTGGATTTAATTGGCATTGCTCCACTTCCCAAAAGAAATAGTAGTCAGGCACTTCGTATCAGTTCCCTTCATCAG AGAGCATGGCTGTTGAAGCTGCTAACAATAGAATTGCATGCGGCTGATATGTCTAGTTCCACTCATCGAGAAGCTTGTCAAAGTATTTTATCTCAACTATTTGGAGAGGGAAATTTCGAACATGATGTTGATCTCGGAGTATCTTCCCCCTATAGTCAAATCAGTCCTGGAGTGAACGGAGCCAGAATGATTTGTAAATCTAAG GTATTGGAGTTGCTTGAAGTTGTCCAGTTCAAATCTCCTGATACTGTGTTGAAATCTTCACAAGCAGTTTCAAGCGCGAAGTATGGGTTTCTG GCTGAAGATATACTTATCAATCCTGCTACTTCTGAAAAAGGTGGTGTTTATTACTACTCAGAACGTGGAGACCGTTTAATTGATCTAGCTGCATTTCGTGACAAATTATGGCAG AAATACAACTTGTTTAATCCCCAGCATAGCTCCTTCAATACTGAAGTTGAGCTAAATGAAATCCGAGATACAATCCAACAGCTGTTACGATGGGGTTGGAAATACAACAAAAATCTTGAAGAACAAGCAGCTCAGCTTCATATGTTAACTGGCTGGTCTCAAATTGTTGAG GTTTCTGCCTCCAGCAAAATATCCTCTCTTCCCAACCGTTCTGAAATATTATTTCA GTTGCTTGATGCCTCTCTTGGTGCTTCTGGTTCTCCCGACTGCTCATTGAAGATGGCACTGATACTGACACAG GTTGGTGTCACATGCATGGCCAAACTACGTGATGAAAGATTCTTATGCCCTAGTGGTTTAAACTCTGATACTGTCACTTGTCTTGACATCATGATGACAAAACAATTATCTAATGGAGCATGCCATTCTATTCTATTCAAGCTTATACTGGCGATTCTTAGAAACGAATCATCAGAAGCATTGAGGAGGCG CCAATATGCCTTGCTCCTTAGCTATATCCAGTACTGTCAACATATGCTTGATCCTGATCTTCCAACCACAGTAATGCAATTATTGACAATGGATGAACAGGAAAATGATGATCTGGATCTTGAAAAG ATTGTCAAAGATCAGACTGAAATGGCACATGcaaatttttcaataataagGAAGGAGGCTCAATCACTTCTAGATCTG ATCATAAAAGATGCAACCCATGGCAGTGAATCTGGAAAGACTATCTCGCTCTATGTTTTGGATGCTTTAATTTGCATTGATCATGAAAAGTTTTTCTTGAGTCAACTGCAAAGCAGAGGCTTTTTAAGGTCTTGCCTTATGAACATCAATAACTTTTCTCAG GATGGTGGGCTCTCTTTAGAGTCAATGCAGCGTGTCTGCACTCTTGAAGCGGAACTTGCTCTTCTTCTGAGAATTAGCCACAAGTATGGTAAATCTGGGGCCCAGGTGCTTTTTTCAATGGGTGCATATGAGCACATATCTGCCTGTAAGGCACTGAATATGCAATTGAAg GGAAGCTACCGGCGCATGGATGGCAAATTTGGAAGAGAACTGTCAGTTGATATTGATAAACAGCGAATGATAATAGCTCCAATCTTGAGATTGGTGTTTTCACTTACTTCATTGGTTGATGCATctgaattttttgag gttaaaaataaagttgtgCGTGAAGTCATTGAATTTGTAAGAAGTCATCAATTACTTTTTGATCAAATCCTCCGAGAAGATCTTTCTGATGCTGATGACTTGACAATGGAACAAATAAATCTGGTTGTTGGCATACTTACAAAG ATTTGGCCATATGAAGAAACCGATGAATATGGTTTTGTTCAAGGGATTTTTGTGATGATGCGTTTTCTTTTCTCTCGTGAGCCAGACTCTTTTATTACAAACCAATCCATGCATTTTCAGGAG GAACGGCGGAAGGCAGAAATGAATGCATCTCGTCTTTGCTTTAGCCTGAGTTCTTATCTCTGTTTTCTTGTTACGAAGAAGTCTTTAAGATTGCCG GTCTCAGATGGTCGAATGGACTATCGCACTTCTGCTGGTCAGCAACAGCCAACCTTGAATTTACTTGGTTTTCTTCTCAACTCGCTGACTACAGCATTGGAAAGAGCTACTGAGGACAGATATTTACTGCTTAGCAAG ATTCAAGACATAAATGAACTATCAAGACAGGAAGTGGATGAAATCATCAATATGTGTGTTCCCAAGGGTTGTATTTCGTCGTCCGAGAACATTCAGAAAAG GAGATATGTCGCAATGTTGGAGATGTGCCAGATTGTTGGAGATAGGAATCAACTTATGACACTATTGCTTTTACTAGCGGAAAACGTGATGAATATTATCCTTGTTCATTTTCAGGACAG TTCTTTTGAATGTGGCACCAAACCCTACTCAAAAGACGACTTGAATGTGCTATGTGGAAAGTTAATTTCAGCTTTGGAGAGGCTTGAATTACTAAGCGAG GATAAAACAGGTCATGACCTTAAAGTGTTTCGAAGATTAGCTAGTTCTCTGAAAGAAATATCGATTCAGAAGTCACCTGTTTGA